The proteins below come from a single Mucilaginibacter mali genomic window:
- a CDS encoding DUF2490 domain-containing protein, giving the protein MPKLFYAFLFLIALSFTATAQTTKTGTWGIFTALMPGDSVHRWGGYAELQLRANGAFSQFQYYETKAGISYDLDKYFTALIGGGRYTTYDYNNLGAGPTTIEARLWEQMSVSQYLYRIKLEHRYRIEQRWLNGIYRNRFRYRLNLFVPLNNTKIEAKTYFISVFDEIFLNNQEPNFERNRISAALGYQFDKKWIVQAGWINQYNYVPNLSNAKNNIMLMLMYRINRKNSAKREHLPSTSD; this is encoded by the coding sequence ATGCCAAAACTTTTTTACGCCTTTCTGTTCCTTATAGCTCTCTCCTTTACTGCCACAGCGCAAACTACAAAAACAGGTACATGGGGCATATTCACCGCACTAATGCCCGGCGACAGTGTACACCGCTGGGGGGGATATGCCGAATTGCAATTACGGGCTAACGGCGCTTTCAGCCAGTTCCAGTATTACGAAACCAAAGCGGGTATCAGTTACGATCTGGACAAATACTTTACCGCTTTAATAGGCGGCGGCCGGTACACTACTTACGATTATAACAACTTAGGCGCCGGCCCAACGACCATCGAGGCCCGCCTTTGGGAACAAATGAGCGTGAGCCAATACCTGTATCGTATTAAACTGGAACACCGCTACCGGATTGAACAGCGCTGGCTGAATGGCATTTACCGCAATCGCTTCCGCTACAGGCTAAACCTGTTTGTTCCGCTGAACAATACCAAGATCGAAGCCAAAACATACTTCATTTCTGTGTTCGACGAGATCTTCCTGAACAATCAGGAGCCGAACTTCGAGCGTAACCGCATCTCGGCCGCGTTGGGTTACCAATTTGATAAAAAGTGGATCGTACAGGCCGGCTGGATCAACCAGTACAATTATGTACCCAACCTAAGCAACGCCAAAAACAATATTATGCTGATGCTGATGTACCGCATTAACCGGAAGAACAGCGCCAAACGCGAGCATTTGCCAAGTACAAGTGATTGA
- a CDS encoding ABC transporter permease codes for MTNNYSNLRATLAIAKASLRSILRSPSAVVFTLAFPLIFIVVFANIGGSGVSVDVGVAKTCDTTNEVYKALKKNPLINLIKTQSADEMSKNLAKGSLDAVIDIKPGQDMAMMPPVGNTPPKSLFNIDVKYSKASGKGPILQSALNNIFYRVQSAVLSKIQSYSNIPSPKIVDLKETTVSGREYKYIDFILPGQLGFSLLSSGVFGTAFVFLSLRQTLVIKRFFATPVKRYSIVLGEMIARIVFALAGALIIILIGHSLFGFTLIHGVATVLNMLVLSLIGLIIFMGFGFTVSGIAKNESTVPPLSNIITLPQFLLSGTFFSTSAFPSWLRPLSEALPLTHLNNAMRKVAFEGAGLGDVTHQLLILLVWGIAIYAVAIKTFKWE; via the coding sequence ATGACAAATAATTACAGTAACCTACGCGCTACGCTGGCTATTGCCAAGGCCAGCTTGCGTTCTATATTGCGCAGCCCGTCGGCTGTGGTGTTTACCCTGGCATTTCCGCTGATATTTATTGTGGTGTTTGCCAATATTGGCGGCAGCGGTGTAAGTGTTGATGTAGGCGTGGCCAAAACCTGCGACACAACCAACGAAGTTTACAAGGCCCTTAAAAAGAACCCGCTAATCAACCTAATTAAAACGCAAAGCGCGGATGAGATGTCGAAGAACCTGGCCAAAGGAAGCCTCGACGCGGTGATAGATATTAAACCCGGCCAGGACATGGCCATGATGCCACCTGTAGGTAACACTCCGCCTAAAAGCCTGTTCAATATCGATGTTAAATACAGCAAGGCATCGGGTAAAGGACCAATACTGCAATCGGCCTTGAATAATATTTTTTACCGTGTGCAATCGGCTGTGCTGAGCAAGATCCAAAGCTATTCGAACATACCAAGCCCAAAGATCGTCGACCTGAAGGAAACCACCGTAAGCGGCCGCGAGTATAAGTATATCGATTTTATATTGCCGGGGCAGCTGGGCTTTTCGCTGCTGAGTTCGGGTGTGTTCGGTACGGCTTTCGTGTTCCTTAGCCTGCGCCAAACGCTGGTGATCAAGCGCTTCTTTGCCACGCCTGTAAAACGTTACAGCATTGTATTGGGCGAAATGATAGCCCGCATTGTATTTGCACTTGCCGGCGCGTTGATCATCATCCTGATCGGGCATTCGCTGTTCGGGTTTACGCTGATACATGGGGTGGCCACGGTACTGAATATGCTGGTACTTTCGCTCATCGGGCTGATCATCTTCATGGGCTTTGGCTTCACAGTATCGGGCATTGCCAAGAACGAGAGTACGGTGCCGCCATTGTCTAACATCATCACGCTGCCACAGTTCCTGTTGTCGGGTACGTTCTTCAGCACATCGGCATTTCCAAGCTGGTTAAGGCCATTGAGTGAAGCCTTGCCGCTTACACATTTAAACAATGCTATGCGTAAGGTGGCTTTTGAGGGTGCCGGTTTAGGCGATGTAACCCACCAGTTGCTGATATTACTGGTGTGGGGTATAGCGATTTACGCGGTTGCTATTAAAACATTTAAGTGGGAGTAG
- a CDS encoding ABC transporter ATP-binding protein — MVQQPIITVNNLVKNYGDFAAVKGISFEVYEGEIFGLLGPNGAGKTTTLEIIETLRDKTSGSIMVDGFNIETDADSIKQRIGVQLQAAGYYPNLNLSELIDLFSGLYGVTVSPLQMLEKVALTDKAKAKYKELSGGQKQRFSIATTLINNPRIIFLDEPTTGLDPQARRNLWELIRQIRDNGTTVVITTHYMDEAEELCDRVAFVDGGHIIGIDTPDHFIDELIASGFKRKKEVKEANLEDVFIAKTGKEWREG, encoded by the coding sequence ATGGTACAACAACCCATCATCACAGTAAATAATCTGGTAAAAAACTACGGCGATTTTGCCGCGGTTAAAGGCATCAGTTTCGAGGTTTACGAAGGCGAGATCTTCGGCCTGCTTGGTCCCAACGGCGCAGGTAAAACTACTACTTTAGAGATCATTGAAACCCTGCGCGACAAAACATCGGGCAGCATCATGGTAGACGGTTTCAATATCGAAACCGATGCCGACAGTATCAAGCAACGTATTGGCGTTCAATTACAAGCAGCCGGGTATTATCCCAATCTTAACCTTTCCGAACTGATCGACCTATTCAGCGGGCTATATGGCGTAACTGTTTCTCCATTGCAGATGCTGGAAAAAGTAGCGCTTACCGATAAGGCGAAAGCCAAATACAAAGAACTTTCGGGCGGGCAAAAACAGCGCTTTTCTATTGCCACAACGCTCATCAATAATCCGCGCATCATCTTTTTAGATGAGCCCACCACCGGCCTCGACCCGCAGGCCCGCCGCAACCTGTGGGAACTCATTCGCCAGATACGTGATAATGGCACTACCGTAGTAATTACCACCCACTATATGGACGAAGCCGAAGAACTATGCGACCGGGTGGCCTTTGTGGATGGCGGCCATATCATCGGTATAGACACCCCCGACCATTTTATAGATGAACTGATCGCATCGGGCTTTAAACGCAAAAAAGAAGTTAAGGAAGCCAACCTGGAGGATGTATTCATCGCCAAAACCGGCAAGGAATGGCGGGAGGGGTAA
- a CDS encoding response regulator transcription factor has product MGIRIAVVDDKRLLRTTLCEQLAYYEELDVMLKAADGDEFLQAMKVLKPEQLPQVVLMDIEMPNMDGIETVGITREIYPEVLCLMLTVFDDDEKLFEAIKAGACGYLLKDEKIGNIVRAITECVYDGSVPMSPRIAQKALSLLKNTSKPADNLLSQHDDCILSSREIEILQRIVDGLNYQQIGERLFISPHTVRKHTANIYEKLHVSNKAAVIKVALHKKWFN; this is encoded by the coding sequence ATGGGCATACGTATTGCAGTTGTTGATGATAAGCGTTTGTTAAGAACAACGCTTTGCGAGCAGTTGGCTTATTACGAAGAGTTGGATGTGATGTTGAAAGCCGCCGACGGCGACGAGTTTTTACAGGCCATGAAAGTGCTGAAACCCGAACAGTTACCGCAGGTTGTACTGATGGATATTGAGATGCCCAATATGGACGGCATTGAAACCGTGGGCATTACCCGCGAAATTTACCCCGAAGTGCTATGCCTGATGCTTACCGTTTTTGATGATGATGAAAAGCTATTTGAGGCCATCAAAGCCGGGGCATGCGGCTACCTGCTGAAAGATGAAAAGATAGGCAACATTGTGCGCGCCATAACCGAATGCGTATACGATGGCAGTGTGCCCATGTCGCCACGCATAGCGCAAAAGGCACTTTCCTTATTAAAAAATACCAGCAAACCAGCCGATAATTTACTTTCGCAGCATGATGATTGTATCCTGTCATCGCGCGAGATAGAAATACTGCAGCGCATAGTCGACGGGTTGAATTACCAGCAAATAGGCGAACGCCTTTTCATCAGTCCGCATACCGTGCGTAAGCATACCGCCAATATTTACGAGAAACTGCATGTAAGCAACAAGGCGGCGGTCATTAAGGTAGCATTGCATAAAAAATGGTTTAACTGA
- a CDS encoding outer membrane beta-barrel protein has product MKKIFTMAMILTFAIIAGKASAQDKSAQKFRIGLGLEGALPTNAGYNYGGGITLRVAVPITDEGAVTGTSGVMAFVPKSISGVNSKAQINIPIKAGYQHMFNGTLYGMGEAGFTIAKVYFPSSTSTSLASASSTSFTYSFGVGAHLGAFDPSIRYEGYSSSGFVGLRLGFNF; this is encoded by the coding sequence ATGAAAAAGATCTTTACAATGGCAATGATTCTGACATTCGCAATTATTGCAGGCAAAGCTTCGGCACAAGACAAATCTGCCCAAAAATTCCGCATCGGCCTGGGCCTTGAAGGCGCGTTGCCAACCAATGCAGGCTACAATTATGGTGGTGGCATCACCCTGCGCGTAGCCGTTCCAATCACCGACGAAGGCGCAGTTACCGGTACATCGGGCGTAATGGCTTTTGTACCTAAAAGCATCAGCGGCGTAAATTCAAAAGCACAGATCAATATTCCAATTAAAGCCGGTTATCAGCACATGTTTAATGGCACCCTGTATGGTATGGGCGAAGCAGGTTTCACTATAGCCAAGGTTTATTTTCCATCATCTACTTCTACCAGCCTGGCATCGGCCAGCAGCACCAGCTTTACCTATTCGTTTGGCGTTGGCGCGCATTTGGGTGCCTTCGACCCAAGTATCCGTTACGAAGGTTACAGCAGCTCGGGCTTTGTTGGCCTGCGCTTAGGGTTTAATTTCTAA
- a CDS encoding tetratricopeptide repeat-containing sensor histidine kinase: protein MAQKNQVANDTAADSVKVKMLVTDGAKLAQNQDRKGANYLLQAIRICDNRSTAFFLKQKVTAMTSIGAYYMFKGRYDSAKYYYTALAKHGTDYKDDFATARSNIGFANIANYQSDYETSVKRNLLALKYFESVRDSIGVATATSNIANSYIRLKQYAKAVDLLEKAIIIYTKKNNAISVANSTANLARAYSGLGNKQKELELKLKAFDMFKKEGYKKGMATVGINLGVYYGKENNITEALKYYNIALQNSWQINDSGNIALLYNNLADLYLKTGNTDKAMFCTDSAWYYAHKNGDRLAQADALLNKAILLHLQGKHTDAVNLTTRYVDLKDSIYTGKMETQVADMEVKYETEKKENQILLLNTANKNKSLQLKNSLLQLNKNQLLITDQKQALTIKELQLKNQNQALQNQRLDAEKKEENIHSLQKQARIQKLELSNQELKLKQRNYIIAAIMLLILGGVLFVYLEYKRNQLKQKAALQQQMMQQQDQLTQAVIEAEEKERRRIAGDLHDGVGQLFSAVKMNLSGLIYRVNIQKEEDRFLAEKTLALVDESCREVRVISHQMMPNMLLRSGIASDVKSFIEKIDSESLKVTVEASGFKDRLESNVETVLYRVIQETVNNVIKHAQASRLNIRLNKDAGGIYADVEDNGIGFDIALIDDFEGIGLKNIVTRIEYLKGTVKFQSAPDRGTVVKIWVPV, encoded by the coding sequence ATGGCTCAAAAAAATCAGGTAGCAAATGATACCGCTGCCGATTCGGTTAAAGTAAAAATGTTGGTAACCGATGGCGCTAAACTGGCACAAAACCAGGATAGAAAAGGAGCTAATTACCTTTTACAGGCTATCCGCATTTGCGATAACAGATCAACTGCATTTTTCCTGAAACAAAAGGTTACCGCCATGACCAGCATTGGCGCCTACTATATGTTTAAAGGCCGTTACGATAGCGCCAAGTATTACTATACAGCGCTGGCAAAGCATGGGACCGATTACAAGGACGATTTTGCTACTGCCCGCTCCAACATTGGTTTTGCCAACATTGCCAATTACCAGTCGGATTATGAAACATCGGTAAAACGGAACCTGCTGGCCTTAAAATATTTTGAATCGGTGCGCGATAGTATTGGCGTGGCTACGGCAACAAGCAATATCGCTAACTCCTATATCCGGCTTAAGCAATACGCCAAAGCGGTAGATCTGCTGGAAAAGGCGATCATCATCTACACTAAAAAAAATAATGCCATCAGCGTAGCTAACAGTACTGCCAATCTGGCCCGTGCCTATTCGGGCCTGGGCAATAAGCAAAAAGAATTGGAGCTGAAGCTGAAAGCCTTTGATATGTTTAAGAAAGAAGGCTACAAAAAAGGGATGGCCACGGTAGGTATTAATCTTGGCGTGTATTATGGCAAAGAGAACAACATAACCGAAGCGTTAAAGTACTACAATATCGCTTTGCAAAACAGCTGGCAGATAAACGATAGCGGAAATATCGCCCTGCTGTACAATAACCTGGCCGATCTGTACCTGAAAACAGGGAATACTGATAAAGCCATGTTCTGCACCGATTCGGCATGGTATTACGCGCATAAGAACGGCGACCGCCTTGCCCAGGCTGATGCCTTGTTAAATAAGGCTATTCTGCTGCATTTACAAGGCAAACATACCGATGCGGTAAATCTTACAACACGGTATGTCGACCTGAAAGACTCCATCTACACCGGGAAAATGGAAACGCAGGTGGCCGATATGGAGGTGAAGTATGAGACAGAGAAGAAAGAAAACCAGATCCTGTTGCTAAACACGGCGAATAAAAATAAATCGCTTCAACTAAAGAACAGCCTGCTGCAATTGAATAAAAACCAATTACTCATTACCGATCAGAAACAGGCTTTAACCATTAAGGAACTGCAACTTAAAAATCAAAACCAGGCTTTGCAGAACCAGCGGCTGGATGCCGAAAAAAAGGAAGAAAATATCCATTCGCTGCAAAAGCAAGCCCGGATACAAAAGCTGGAACTAAGTAACCAGGAGTTAAAGCTAAAACAACGGAACTATATTATAGCCGCCATCATGCTGTTGATACTGGGCGGCGTTCTTTTTGTTTACCTGGAATATAAGCGCAATCAGCTAAAGCAAAAAGCAGCTTTGCAACAGCAAATGATGCAACAGCAGGACCAGCTTACACAGGCTGTTATTGAAGCGGAAGAGAAAGAGCGCCGCCGCATAGCCGGCGATCTGCACGATGGGGTAGGGCAACTGTTTTCGGCTGTTAAAATGAACCTGAGCGGTTTGATATACCGGGTAAATATCCAAAAAGAGGAAGATCGGTTCCTGGCCGAAAAAACATTGGCCCTGGTTGACGAAAGCTGCAGGGAAGTACGTGTAATATCGCACCAGATGATGCCCAACATGCTGTTGCGGTCGGGCATAGCATCGGATGTAAAGAGCTTTATTGAAAAAATAGATTCGGAAAGCTTAAAGGTAACCGTTGAGGCCAGCGGGTTTAAAGACAGGCTGGAAAGTAATGTAGAGACAGTATTGTACCGGGTGATACAGGAAACGGTGAATAATGTAATTAAACATGCGCAGGCCAGTCGTTTAAACATCCGCTTAAATAAGGATGCCGGGGGCATATATGCCGATGTAGAAGATAATGGTATTGGGTTTGATATCGCGCTGATAGATGATTTTGAAGGGATCGGGCTTAAAAATATCGTTACTCGGATAGAATACCTGAAAGGGACGGTTAAGTTTCAATCGGCCCCGGATAGGGGGACGGTAGTAAAAATATGGGTGCCGGTTTAA
- a CDS encoding ATP-binding protein: MHHTFYPSRYLLLLFCMLAIPATAQVKRITDSLDNLLQTGNLAGTARIDVANKLATYLVRKNSDKAKALAAQTLPESIKLDYKEGEGMANMIYTMVYQQNGMLDSGLAYAERAIRILPSVPKKTIEAGVCYELKAMMLRAKDEHSASITAYLESVKYFEKAGYTSGIADSYVGIANILTARGQYDEANTYHQKALDVYIQLKRQSFIAQELGNLGIVASRMKQYARSEKYFRQGLDIVKAEGDSSGIADVNSDMGEMYVTSKQYAKAIPVLKQAEAIRKKTNELKNLSYTLNYLGLAYEGLGDKTKAIAYMKQAHTLAAKLNNTTQLQDSFEAMSAFYAHNRQLDSAYFFSNKFKLLKDSVDITDNKAAFNALLVKYETGKKQQQIDMLNKANTIQKLSIASRNKTIGIIIGLFITTGVFVAMFYNRRQLKQKAAMQQQLIIQQNRMTEAVIEAEEKERKRIASDLHDGVGQLFSAVKMNLGGLMERVKMDREEDRFLAEKTMALVEESCKEVRVISHQMMPNMLLRSGIASDVKSFIEKIDSERLKVNVEANGFKNRIESNVETVLYRVIQETVNNVIKHARASRLDILLNRDATGITTVINDNGVGFNTQQKDGFTGIGLKNIATRIEYLKGTVEYYSSPGKGTSVNIWVPVT, from the coding sequence ATGCACCACACATTTTATCCCAGCCGATACCTGCTGCTGCTTTTCTGCATGCTTGCCATCCCGGCTACCGCGCAGGTTAAACGTATTACCGACAGTTTAGACAATCTTTTGCAAACCGGCAACCTTGCGGGTACGGCCCGTATTGACGTGGCCAACAAATTGGCAACCTACCTGGTGCGTAAAAACAGCGATAAGGCTAAAGCGCTTGCCGCGCAAACCCTGCCCGAATCGATAAAGCTTGATTATAAAGAAGGCGAGGGGATGGCCAATATGATATATACCATGGTTTACCAGCAAAACGGCATGCTCGATTCGGGTCTGGCATATGCCGAAAGAGCGATCAGGATACTGCCATCGGTGCCCAAAAAAACAATAGAGGCGGGTGTTTGCTACGAACTGAAGGCCATGATGCTGCGCGCGAAGGATGAACACAGCGCCTCCATCACGGCTTATCTTGAATCGGTTAAGTATTTTGAAAAGGCCGGTTATACTTCGGGCATAGCCGACTCTTACGTAGGGATAGCCAATATATTGACTGCAAGAGGCCAATATGATGAAGCTAACACTTATCATCAAAAAGCGCTTGATGTGTACATACAGCTAAAGCGCCAATCATTTATCGCGCAGGAGCTGGGCAACCTGGGGATAGTAGCCTCGAGGATGAAACAGTATGCACGATCGGAAAAATACTTTAGGCAAGGGCTGGATATTGTAAAGGCCGAAGGGGACTCATCGGGCATAGCTGATGTTAACAGCGATATGGGCGAGATGTATGTAACATCGAAGCAATATGCCAAAGCCATACCTGTACTGAAGCAGGCTGAAGCCATACGTAAAAAAACTAATGAACTTAAAAACCTGAGCTATACGTTAAATTACCTGGGACTGGCTTACGAAGGTTTGGGTGATAAAACCAAAGCCATTGCCTATATGAAGCAGGCGCACACCCTGGCAGCAAAATTGAACAACACTACGCAATTGCAGGATTCGTTTGAGGCGATGTCGGCTTTTTACGCGCATAACCGCCAGTTAGATTCGGCCTACTTTTTCAGTAATAAATTTAAACTGCTGAAAGATTCGGTTGATATTACCGACAATAAGGCGGCGTTTAACGCGCTCCTGGTAAAATACGAAACCGGTAAAAAACAACAGCAGATAGATATGCTGAACAAGGCGAATACCATCCAAAAACTATCTATAGCCAGCAGAAATAAAACCATTGGGATCATTATCGGCCTGTTTATTACTACAGGGGTGTTTGTAGCCATGTTTTATAACCGCAGGCAGCTAAAGCAAAAAGCCGCGATGCAACAGCAACTCATTATCCAGCAAAACCGGATGACCGAAGCGGTAATTGAAGCCGAGGAAAAAGAACGCAAACGCATAGCCAGCGATCTGCATGATGGGGTTGGTCAGCTTTTCTCGGCCGTGAAAATGAATTTGGGCGGATTGATGGAACGCGTAAAAATGGACAGAGAAGAAGATCGGTTTTTGGCCGAAAAAACCATGGCTTTAGTTGAGGAAAGCTGTAAGGAGGTGCGGGTAATATCGCACCAGATGATGCCCAATATGTTATTGCGGTCGGGTATAGCATCGGATGTAAAGAGTTTTATCGAAAAAATAGATTCAGAGCGCCTGAAAGTGAATGTGGAAGCAAACGGCTTTAAAAACCGGATCGAAAGCAATGTAGAAACAGTGTTGTACCGGGTGATACAGGAAACCGTTAACAACGTGATTAAACACGCCCGTGCTTCAAGACTTGATATTTTGCTAAATCGTGATGCTACAGGCATCACCACAGTGATCAATGATAACGGTGTTGGTTTCAATACGCAGCAGAAAGATGGGTTTACAGGCATCGGTCTTAAAAATATAGCAACCCGGATAGAATATTTAAAGGGTACGGTAGAATATTACTCATCTCCGGGCAAGGGCACTTCTGTAAATATTTGGGTGCCGGTAACTTAA